DNA from Polyangiaceae bacterium:
CCATGAGAAGCCGTTCACCTTTTGGGCATTGCGGACGCTGGTGGGCCGACTCTCGGATCGCGGCGCCACCTCGAGTTCCGAAGCGGTGAGCGCGCTGCTGGAAGAACTCGTAGCCTCGGTCGCCCGCGGCTTTTCGCGTGACGCCGGCTCGTCAGGCGCCTGACATCAGACTTGCCAAGGTGAGGGTCGCTCGCCAAGGCGTGCGTGGGATCTACGGACGCTACTGATCGTGCGTCCCGAATCCGGCCCTGCAGGCCTCGACATCCACCAAAGCTGGAGAATCATCGCAGATTGGACGTCCGAGAACCCGGGTGTGAGTGTCGCCGCTAGCGTGCGAGACTTGGAGTGCCATGGCGGTGATTCGGGAACACGTGTTGGCTGCGGTCGTTGCCTCCGTACTGCTCGGATGCGGCGCGAATGCGTCGACCGACGATGAGGGAAGCGGCGGTAGCGCCGCAGGCAACGGCACCGGCAGCACTGGTGGCAGTGGCGCGGGAGGAGGAGGCGGTAGCGGCGGCGGCATCGATTTCGACGCGTCCGGTCCCGACGGGCAAACGACCGACTCCGGCTGTGTCGCCTCTGCCACGTTGTCCCCAGCGGGAGCCGAGGCCAAGCTTTCCGCCGACTATGCGCAGCACTATTCCGCGTTCTTGTTGGGTCCCGTGCCTGGCTTGCCAACGGACGGGCATCTCGGTGGCTGCACGATTTCCGCGTCGGACCCCGACACGTTGCTAGTGGTTGGAAACTCGGAGTCGCCGACGGGCGGACTGTGGTCGATCGGTGTGGTGCGCGACGCCTGCGGACACATCGTGGCTTGGAAGGGGACCGCGCAAAAGCTCGCGGACGCACCCTACATGGATGCCAACCTGCCCTACACGGACAAGGGCGTGCTTCTGTATTCGATGTGGCCCGTCAACAAGCTGGGTCAGTTGCTGCCTGGCGCAACCTCGCCGAGTTCCGAGACTGACCTTTCGACGGTTGGCGTCTTCGATAGTCCCGGTGGGCTCGCCTTCGTGCCCTCGTACCTTCCGGCGGCCGGGGAGCTACGCGCAGTGGGATGGCCCGCCGGTAGCTTCGTGCACCTCGAGTACAAGGTGCAGTCGCCTCTTCTCAGCATCACGAGTGCGAGTCAGACCACGACTGTCACGGAAGGCGGCGGATTCGCCTACGTGCCGCCGGGTTCGCCGGGCTTCAGCAAGGCAAGTTTGATCATGGCCGAGTGGGGTGGAGACGCTGTGGTCACCTACGAAGTGAGTGACGCCGGGGATCCCATTCCAGCGAGCCGCAAGCCTTTCTTCGACGCGTTTCCCAAGCCCTGGGGAGCGTACTTCGAGCCAGTCACCGGCGATTTCATCTTCCTCACTTGGACGGCGGTCCCCGATCAGGTCTACATCGTCCAAGGGTTCAGCAAGCCTCCTCCGCCGCCACCCCCGCCGCGGTAGCAGACTAGATCCATCCGACCGCACGCTCGTCTTCGGCCACGACGATGTCCGAAGGCGGCATCGATTCTGCCCAGCGTTCGAAGTCCGCGACGCTGCTGAATCCGACGGCCATCGGCTCCGGGGGGTGCTCGTCTGCATTCTCCGAGTTGGTCTCGTGGAAGTCCGCAGCATCGTCCCCGGAGATGCGAGGACACCCCAGCGGGCTGCACGCCGACATGGCGGCGCGCGGCGCGCAACGCTCCGCCACGGGTGCCGGCGAGTTCACGCTCTGCGCCATCGCGCGTCGTAGGACCGATTCCGCAGCTTGCGCATCCGTCGCGACCCGGCGTTCGTCGGTGGAGCTGTCGTCGCGCTCGTCATTCGCGGCAAACTGACTCGACGCAGTGTGGGCATCCTCGCTCTGCAGGTCGGCGCCTTCAGCTTCACTCGCGTCGGCTGCAGGCGGCTGGGTCGTCGCGGTGCGCGTATCGCTCTCGCCCGCCGCGGGCGGCTGGGTGGTCGCGGTACGCGTGTCGCGTTCGCCCGTGTCGGGTTCAGGCATGGCCGCAGCCACGAGCGTGGCGGCGGGAGACTCGCCAATGCGAAAGACGGCACTATCCGGATCCTCGGGCCCGTCTGCTGCGCGAGCCGTTGCCGCCGCCGTATCGATCTCGACCTGAGTGTCTCGGGTTTCGAAGTCATGCAGAGTGACGTCCGCTGGCGGCGGTGCGATGGACCGCACCGAATGCGTCCAGAGGTCATCCGGCAGCGGCTCGGGCGTGACCTCGTCCATGTCCATCGGCAGGAGCAAGGATGCGCGCCGTCGGCGCAAGAAAGAGATCTTCCTCCATGCCACCCAGCCTACGACTCCACCAATCCCCAGCACTGCGCTGCTGAGCAGCGGGGCGACGATGATGGCGAGAGTCGAGGCGCCGCTGCCCCAGGCGGCTACGGCTGCGAGCGCAGCTGCGCCTAGCGCCCCGATGAGCGCGAAGCTGCGCTGCTCCGAGGTCAACGTCGCGTCGCGCTCCGCGTGCGCAAACTGCATCTGACATGCCGAGCACCAACCGTCAGGCCCGGACTGGTGCTCTGGGCACACGTACGCTCCACACGCGCTGCAGGTGCTACCAAAGGACGGCTTGCTGCACACACCGCAGGGGAACTGCTGGGGCGCAGGCCGCTTCGCCTGTGCTCGACGCGATGGCGAGACGCTCGTGCGCGGCGCGATGTTCTCGCTGGGGTCGGCACCGCCCCTACGATTCTGATCGAGAATGGCAACTAGGTCCGGCCACATTGCGGCAAGTTGCGGTTCGGAGATATCCAGGTACTGCGCCGCATCGGTCGCCGCCAGCTCTCCGGCCCGCGAGCCTTCCTGGTCCTCTTCCAGCACTTCGCACAGGATGTCGGCGAGCCGCAGCACCTGCACCATCGACGCGATTTGGCCGCCGCGCTTCATCGCGCGAGCGGGCTGATGGTGCCACGCCACCACCTGGGGAATCGGCTCCGGAATGTTCCACGAATTCAGCACATGGGAGGCGAGCATGCCGTGATCGAAGCCATACTTCTGGCGCTCCAGCTCGTGGACTTCGTTCACGTGCGGGGCGCGTGAGAGCAAGTCGGCGTAGGCTTGACCTTCGGTCTCGAGCAGCATCAGTTTGCCGATGTCGTGTAGGAACCCGCAGGTTGCGAGTTCGTCCCGCGGCAGCCCGAAGTGCACGGCCAGATAGCGGCACAAGGAGCCGACGCTGGCCGCGTGGCGGGTGACGTCCCGCGCGCAGTGCGAGCCGGCCGCAAACATGTCCAGGATGGCAGCAGTGGTGGCGACCTGATGCAGTCGACTCATGCCCACGAGGGCGGCCGCATGCCGCACGGAGGTGCAGCGAATGCGCAGAGCGTAGCCCGCGGAGTTCACCAGCCGTAGTAGGCGCGCGCTCAAGGCCGCATCGCTCTCGAGCACGCGGACGATCTTGTCGATGGGCGCTTCGATGCGAGTGAGCTGTTCCAGCTGGCGCGCGGTCTCGGGAAAGGGCTTCGCTCCCAGCACGCGCCCGACCATGGCGGCCATGCTCTGCTCCGCCATGCGCTCGCCTTCGCCGCCGTCACCGTCTCCGAACCACGCGTCTTCCACGGAAGCTGGCTTGGCGACGGGTGCGGGGGGCCGCGACAGCAGCGGCGGGATGCTCGACGTGGTGGCTCGGCTCTTGCTCGGGTTCCGACTGTAGCTCATGGTCTCACCCTTCAAGCAAGAACTGGGCACAGCTGTTCACGTGGTTCGCGCGCTTCGCGATCGTCGACGCGCCAACACCTTGACGCCGCGGCGTGGGGTTCTCGTCGCGCTCGCGTTCTCCGTCCTGGCGGCGACCTCGCGCGTGGAGGCGCAAGCCGGCGCTGCCCGCGTCACCGCGAGTTGGGTGCTGGAGCGGCCGGGCCCCGAAACCCAGGTTCAGAAGAGCATCGAGCAGCGCGGCGGCATCAACCCCTGCAAAACTGCCGACCCAGGCTTCGGTGCCTACAAACGCTGGGAGCGCACGCCTTCCCTGGGCCAGCTGATTCAGCCGCGCAAGGCGCCAAAGAGCGCAGAGTTCGACGTCGTGATCCACTTCCATGGGCACGAAGCGGCGCGCAAGGAATGGGTCCAGGTGCTGCGCAACCCCGTCTTCGTCGGCATCGACTTGGGACTCGGCTCTGGCCCTTACGAAAAGACCTTCGCCGCTGGCCAGGTGTTCGCAGATCTGCTCACCAGCATCGAGGCCGCCGTCGCCGAAGCACGCGGGCTGGACCAAGCGCACGCGCGATTCGTCGGGCTCAGCGCCTGGAGCGCGGGCTACGGCGCCCTGACCCGCATCTTGGCCCAGCCCTTGGGCCAGCAGCGCGTGGACAGCGTGATCCTGCTGGATGGACTGCACTCGGGCTACGACCGAGCCGGTGGCACCCTCAACGCACAGCAACTGGCGCCCTTCGCCAGCTTCGCCAAGCTCTCTGCAGAGCGGCGACGCTTCATGTTCGTCTCGCACTCTTCCATCATTCCTCCAGGCTACGCCTCGACGACGGAGACGGCCGCTTACCTCGTGGCGTCCCTCGGCGGCGTGCCTCGCCCGTCGGGCCCCCGCGCCAGCGACCCGATGGGGCTCGACCTGATTCGCTGGTACGTCCAGGGCAACTTCCACATGCGCGGCTTCGCCGGCAACGACAAGATGGACCATTGCGCGCATTTCGGCGTGTTTCGTGACGTGCTGCGCACGCACTTGCGCCGTCGCTGGCGTACGCGCTAGCGCGGACTCACGCCGAGTCCCCCTCCCCCGCCGTCGACTCAACGCTTCAGCTCCACCACTTCGCGCGCCATGTCGTCGGCGGTTTGGAGCACCTTCAGATTGGCCACGAAAGCGTACTTGGCGACGCGCATGTCCACCATGGCCTGGGGAATGTCGCGGCTCTGACCCGTGAGCGTCACGGAGTCGACGATGAACTGGCGCGGGAGCTCCGTGGCAACCTTCTCGAAGTCGTCGCGAGCGCGCTGAACGCCAGCGAGGGCCACCTGAGGCAGTGCGCCCACGGGCTTCACGAAGCGCCTCCGACTCGACGAGCGTTCATACCCGAGCAGAACGACGCACTGCCAGAAAGCTTTAGGCCCCACGATTTCGCGGTGCTTTCGCGGTGCCGCGTGCGTCGCTTTGGAACGAAGCCTGCATCTCCCCTGGCTCAAGGAACCAGGGAACGTGCCGTCAGCAAGAGGTATGCGAGATTGCCGACACAGCGGCGTTTTTCGGCGAGTCACCCCGGACCTACGCGAGCTGGCACGACTGCACGTTGAGCGCTTGACCACTTGCCCTTGCACCATCGTGACGTTGACTGGCGAGGGCCCGATGATACGAGGTCCCAAGGCCGCGCGCCCCGCTTGGCATTTGGGCAGGACCCTCGACGTGCTCTCCCACGTTCACCAGACACAGCTGCTTCGAGGCTTCGCCGCCCGCTTCTTCGGCAGGGAATGGGTCTGGGTCCTACCCGTCCGCTCTCCTGCCCGCGACTGCGGTTTCTTGATCATCCACGGTGAAGTCGAGACGACTCACTTGGCCGGCCTGGAATCCATCGCCGCGTCCCTGGCCCTCGAGCTGGAGTCCGAGGAGCGCAGCACGCCCGTCGATGTCCCCGCCCTACCGACTCGCCACGTCGCCTGACGTGGTGCAGCGCCGAGTGCCCGAGCATGCGCGACGCCTGAGTGCGGCGGCGCGCTGGACGCCCCCGCTCGTCGAAACCGTCGACCGGCTTCACGCCTTCTTGCCTTGCTGTGCCTTCTTCACGCGCCCTCTCAGCGACAGCTGCGCCGAGCACAAAAGCATGAAGGCGCTCGAGCACGGCTCGAACGCCTTCATCGTCCCCGCAAGGGGGGTCTACTCCGCCGGAGGGATGGCGGGACCCGCGGTCTTGGCATCTTGAGACCGTGGGGTAGTGGTGTCTCCGGACGCGCCATGCGACAGCAAAAACAGTTCCCGCGTGGAGAAGCGGGTTCCGTCCAATGCGATCTGAGCACCTTGGCGCGTGGTCGAATTGACGACGATGGGAGCCATCAGGTTCACGGTGGCCGGCTGACCTCGCGGCGCGCAGAGTACCGCGAGCACTGCCAGCTCGTTGTCGCTTTCAGCGATGCCCGCTTCACGAGCAGCGTCGGTGATGGGCACGTCCGGGTAGTCCGGCGTCAGTCCGTGCGCCGACACCACGGGTAGTGCCAGGGCCCCGTTGTCCAATGACTGAAGCCAGCCGATGCACTCCGAGTTCCCATGGCGAATCAGTGCGAAGTTCTTGTCGGTCGGAAACCCGATCACTCCCGCTGGGAAGTTGATGACCTCCGACGTTTTCAGCTCGATCGTTCCGAATCTATCCGTGTCTATTCTCATCACTGAGCACCCTTGCTGTGGGGACGAGGAATCGTCATCCGAAGTGGGTTTTTGCAAACTGGATGCCAGCTCTTTCATCGCTCTACCGCCGGGATTTTCGCAATAAACGTCGCCCCGCCGCTGGGCGACTCGGTGAGTGTCAATTCTCCGCCATGGGCCTCGACAATGCGGCGACAGAAGGCCAACCCCACACCGAAGCCGTGCTGCGGTTGGGGTGCGGAACCAACGAACAAGTCGAAGATCTCTTGACGGGCCGGCTCAGGGATCCCCGGGCCCTCGTCGGATACGCTCAGCACCACGCGTTCACCCAGCCGGCCATAGAACACGGTGACTTCGCTGTCCGGAGGTGCGGCGCGCAAGGCGTTGTCCAGCAGGTTTTCCACCACGCGCGTGTAGAGCACGCGATCGGCGTGAATCACGGCATCATACCCGGCCTCGACGGTCACCTTGACGCCTGATAGCGCGGCTCGCGCACGGTAGTGTCGCACCGCTTGTCGCACCAAGTCCGACACCAGCACCGGTTCGCGTTGCAGCGACAAGCTTTGGCGCCCGGCGCGTGACTCGCTGAGTTCGCGGGAAAGCAACTCCGTCAACTCGGCGCAGGTATTGGCCATGTCCGCGACCACGCCCTGCAATTCCGCACCGGGCAGCTGCCCTCTCAGCCACTCGATGCTCGCCGCCAGGGCGCACGTCAGGTTCTTGGCGTCATGCACCGCATAGGTGGCCGACTCGGAGGGGCCTTCTCGACCTTCGGCACGACTGCCCTGGCCTCGCGTTTCCGGGCGTACGGTGAAGATGCCACTGTGGGTGGTGGCGCAGTCTTCGACGCGGCTGAGCTTCGGCACCGACTCGTCTCCAACCGCAGAGAGCGACCGATATTGGATCCACTTGAGCGGAATCTCGCGCGAGCGCGCCGCGGACATGGTTCAGGGTGTCCCGGGGCGCTGTAGACGCGCCCGAATCAGGTGAACGGCCTCGGAGTGAAGCTGGCACACGCGCGACTCCGTGACTCCCAGGATTTCGCCGATCTCGCGAAAGCTGCAGTCCTCCTGATAGTAGAGACCAAGCACCATCTGCAGGCGCTCGGATAGGCTCTGGATGGCAGTCGCCACGGCACCAACCATTTCGCTGCGCGAGGCCATCGCTTCGGGCGACGGATCATCGGAACGCTCGTCACCCGACAGCTCGAGGCGGGCATATCCGGCCTCGGAGATTTCCGCGAGCAGGGTTTGATACTCGGTGAGCGGAATGCCCAGGTAACCGGCCACTTCGTCCTCGGTCGGGTTGCGCTCCAGCTCCCGAGATAGCTCCCGCACCGCCTCGGTGATCTTGCGCGACGCGCCGCGCAGCTTGCGTGACAGGGGGTCCAGTCCGCGCAGGTAATCCAGAATCGCGCCCCGAACGCGGTGGGAAGCGTAGGCCTCGAAATGCTCCTCATCCATGTCGGGACGGCGCCGAGTCAGCGCCTCGGCCATTCCGACCCAGCCCGCGCTCAGCACGTCGTCGAAGCTCACGCTGGAAGGCAGGGTGCGCGCGGTGCGAATCGCAATCCGACGCACGAGGGGCATGTAGCGGCTGGCGGTGTCACGATCCGCGAGGGGGTCGCGATTCATGGCGGCGTTGCTCATGTTCTTGCTTCTCACTGCTTGTAGGGTCGTCACGGCGCGCTTTCGAATAGGGCATCAACGACGGCGTTGACGGTTGCGGGGCGAATGTCTTCGGGCACGCGCGGCCCGTCGCACAGGTAGTAGAAGGGCAGGTCTTCGGGCATCGCAGCGTGCAGCACGCCTCCCGCCTGCAGCGTCTCGTCCAGCTTCGTCACGCACAGACCGGTGACACCGGCCTCGGCGTAAGCGCGCACTGCACGTTCAGCGTCGTTCCCGCGCGTCCACGCTGGCATCACCAGGGCCACGTTGCTCTCGCGCCCGCTCGTCGATTGCAGACAGGCAGGCACAATCCAACGTTGGTCGTCGGCCAGCGTGCTGCGTCCGGCCGTGTCGACCAGCACGATGTCCGTACGACACTCCGCCAGGCAGCGCGCGAACTGAACTTCATTTTGCGCCGTGAAGAACGGCAGCCCCATCAGCGTCGCGTAGCGCTGCCACTGCTCCACCGCGCCCACGCGATAGGTGTCCAGGCTGATGATCGAGACGGAGCGCCCGTGATCCAACCGCGCTCGAGCTGCTAGCTTGGCCAGGGTCGTGGTCTTGCCGACTCCGGTTTGACCCACGGCCGCAATCAATTGCGGAGTAGGACGCTGAATGATGTCGTCGTGAACGCGAAGGGATTTCGTCAGCCGCTCTCGGAGCCAACCGCGCAGCGCCTCGTCCCCCCGACGCGCCGCTCGCGCCGATCCATTCGAGAGTTCGCGCGCCAAGCCTCCCTCCACGCCCAAGGCCGTCAATACGGCGAAGGCGCGCTGGCGAGGGGGGCGACTGGCGTTGAGATCCTCGAGCATCGAACGCAGCACGGCGAGCTCTCGTTCGATCTCGTGTGAGTCCAAGCCCAGGGTCGGAGTCGTGCGGTTGTCGCGACTTCGAGACATGCCTCGCATCGGTTGACGCCGCCCCTCGGCTCGGGCGCGTGCCTCGGCAAAAGGCCACCGCTGAGCTTGGTTGGGCGGAGTGGCGGCGACTTCGATGAAGGTCGCGCCCAGGGCGCCGCCGCGCCCATTGCTGACTTCGCGTGTGGAGTGAATCACCGCGTCGGGGCCGAAAGCCGCCTTGACGGCTTTCAGGGCTTCGCGCACGTCGACTCCCCTAAACAACTGGTACTGCAACGGACACCTCCATCATTGGATCAACCCCGCTCCTCCAGCTGAATCACCTCGAAAGGACGAATCGTCGCCTCTGGCTCGACCTCACGGAACGAGAGCACCGTGAGCATTGGACAGCGCCGCTCTGCGAAGGCACGCACGTAGCGGCGCACGTCGGGACCGGTCACGACCAAGGGCGTGCGCCCAGCGGCCAACATGCGTTGACACGCCGCCTCCAGCGACAACCCAAGTGCACGGGCTTGCTCTGGATCCAGCGCGCCCCCCGTGCCACTGGCGATCTCCCGCAGTGAGCGGCGGAAGATCTCCTCGACCTTGGTGTCGAGCACGAGCGTACTGACTACGCCGTCGCTGCCGCTCACCTGATTGGTCAGCTGTCGCGCCAGGCGCTGCCGCACCATCTCGGTCAGCTGCTCGGGATCCCGCGTGCTCACGGACAGTTCGATCAGGGCCTCGAGCAGGGTGCGCAGATCTCGAATCGAGACCCCCTCGCGCAGCAGGTTGCGTACGACCTTGAGCACCTCTCCCAGAGAGAGTTGGTTCGGAATCAGGTCGTCCACCAGCTTCGGGGTAGAGCGAGAAAACACGTCGAACAGGTGGGAAAGCTCCGCGCGCCCGACGATTTCGTGAGCGTGTCGCCGCACGATCTCTGCCAGATGGGTGGCCACGATGGTCGTGTGATCCACCACCGTGTAGCCGAGCGCCTCGGCTAGTTCGCGGTCCCGCGACGCTACCCAACGTGCCGGCGTGCCGAAGGCGGGGTCCTTGGTTTCTTCGCCGTCGATGGGGGCGGCCGAACCCGAAGCATCCATCGCCAGCAGCTTGCCGCCTTGGATCGAACCGCTCGCGATCTCGGTGCCGAGCAGCATGAAGCGGTACGCTCCCGGGGACAGCGCGAGGTTGTCGCGGATATGCACGGGAGGAATCACGATGCCCAAGTCGAGGGCGATTTGCTTGCGGAGCGCCGCGATGCGGTCCACCAGGGAGCCACCCATCTTGGGGTCGACGATGTGGATCAGCTCGTATCCGACTTCGAGGGCCATCACGTCCAGGGGCAGGGAAGCCTCGATGTCTTCCTGAGACGCGGGACGCGGAGCTGCGTCCTCCATCGGCTCGGCGACTTCCTCGGGTTCCACGCTTTCCTGCTGGCTGCGTCGCGCGGAGTAGGCGAGCGCGCCCGCAATGACCAGAAAGGGCAACGCGGGCATACCCGGCAGGAAGGCGAACACCGCCAGCACTCCCGCCGTAGACGCCACCGCTCGCTGGCTGCCGAGAAGCTGCGTGCGGAATGCGCGACCGAGTTGCTGCCCAGTGGCGGAACGCGTCACGACGACGCCAGCAGCCGTCGACACGAGCAGAGAGGGCATCTGCGATACCAGCGCGTCACCGACGGACAGGATCGAAAACGTCTCTGCAGCCGAGGCGAGGCTCATTCCGCCGCCGACGCCCAGAAGCAAACCGCCAATCAGGTTGATGGCGGTGATGAGCAGCCCTGCGATGGCATCGCCTTTGACGAACTTGCTGGCGCCGTCCATGGCGCCGTAGAAGTCCGCCTCGCGCTCGATCGAGCGGCGACGCTCCTTGGCAATGTCGGCGGAGATGATTCCGGCGTTGAGGTCGGCGTCGATGGCCATCTGCTTGCCAGGCATGCCATCCAAGGCAAAGCGCGCGGCGACTTCGGCTACGCGCCCCGCACCCTTGGTGATGACGACGAAGTTGATCACAACCAGGATCAGAAACACCACCAGGCCGACGACGACGTTGCCGCCCACGACGAACTTGCCGAAGGTCTCGACCACCTGACCTGCTGCCGCATGACCTTCCTTGCCATTGAGCAGAATCAGGCGCGTCGTGGCGACGTTCAGGGACAAGCGCAGCAGCGTGGCCACCAAGATCACCGCTGGAAACGAGCTGAATTGCAGCGGCTGCTCCATGAACAGGCCGATGAGGAAAACGCCGATGGAGATCGCCAGCGAGAACGCCAGCATGATGTCGATCAGAAAGCTCGGCAGCGGCACCACCATCATCAGCACGATGCCGACGATGGCGAGCGGTACCGTCAATTCCTTGACGCTGCTCGTCGTGTCATTCGCTGCAACGGTGGAAGCCACGCAAGAGCGAATTGCCAGAACCGTGCCACGTGTTCAGGCGCTGCGACGCCTCCGTGCCGCACAGCGAACCGCCGAAATGACCAGGCCGCGTGGGTTTTCTCGCGAGTGACAGCTCCTCCCGCGCCAGCCTGCTGGCACCCGAGTTCGTCACCACCTCGACGCAGCACCCGTCCCAACCTTGACGGCCTCCGCGGGGTCACGCCGCTGCCAATGCCTTGTCGCTGACCGCTCGCAACGCAGTCAGGTCTAGCGTCAGGCCTAGGGACGCCGCCACCTGCTCGAGCGGCTCGCCGTGCTCGGCAGAGCGTGCCTCCTGCATCAGTGCGCGGGCGAGTACGACTATCGACGCTGGCGTCACGCCTTGACCCACCAGGGCTTCTGGATGCCGATGGAAGCTCACTGCCTCTGCGATGCAGTAGGGCAATCCCCATAGTCCGAGGAGGTACGCTCCAATCTCGGGCAGCGTCGCCCCAATGCATTGTCGCTCCAGGTCGTCTTCGTCGAGATCGGCGTCCGGCCGCGCCAGCTGAAGCTGCTTCAATCGCGCAGGTGCCTTGGCAGCCAGCACCAGCCAGCCTACCTGATGGAGCATACCGGCCATGAAGGCGTCAGCCACCAGCGCACCCGTACCGTCCGCGGCGAGCAGCCGAGCGATGCTAGCGCTGACGCGCGCCACATGCAGCGAGTCCTCGGTGACCGCATCGACCAAGCTTGCGTGTTGAGGTGGGACGTAGAAGGCGCGTGACACTTCGGCGCTGAGCACCACCGACTTCACTACATTCACGCCGAGCCTCGCCACGGCGGCATCCACTGCCTTGATGGGCGTTGCCGCGCCGAAGAAGGCAGTGTTGACCAGCTGCAGCACTTTGGTGCTGATGCCCACGTCAGTCTCGATGACTTGCGCCACCTCACGAGCCCCACTGCGCTCGTCGAGCAAAACGCGGTTGAGCTCGAAGAACACCCGAGGGCGAGCTGGCAGCGCGGTGAGCCCACCCACGAGGCGCTGAAGGGTTGGGTCCCGCACCAGCGCAT
Protein-coding regions in this window:
- the flhA gene encoding flagellar biosynthesis protein FlhA, which codes for MASTVAANDTTSSVKELTVPLAIVGIVLMMVVPLPSFLIDIMLAFSLAISIGVFLIGLFMEQPLQFSSFPAVILVATLLRLSLNVATTRLILLNGKEGHAAAGQVVETFGKFVVGGNVVVGLVVFLILVVINFVVITKGAGRVAEVAARFALDGMPGKQMAIDADLNAGIISADIAKERRRSIEREADFYGAMDGASKFVKGDAIAGLLITAINLIGGLLLGVGGGMSLASAAETFSILSVGDALVSQMPSLLVSTAAGVVVTRSATGQQLGRAFRTQLLGSQRAVASTAGVLAVFAFLPGMPALPFLVIAGALAYSARRSQQESVEPEEVAEPMEDAAPRPASQEDIEASLPLDVMALEVGYELIHIVDPKMGGSLVDRIAALRKQIALDLGIVIPPVHIRDNLALSPGAYRFMLLGTEIASGSIQGGKLLAMDASGSAAPIDGEETKDPAFGTPARWVASRDRELAEALGYTVVDHTTIVATHLAEIVRRHAHEIVGRAELSHLFDVFSRSTPKLVDDLIPNQLSLGEVLKVVRNLLREGVSIRDLRTLLEALIELSVSTRDPEQLTEMVRQRLARQLTNQVSGSDGVVSTLVLDTKVEEIFRRSLREIASGTGGALDPEQARALGLSLEAACQRMLAAGRTPLVVTGPDVRRYVRAFAERRCPMLTVLSFREVEPEATIRPFEVIQLEERG
- a CDS encoding HDOD domain-containing protein; this translates as MDGLRLLFVDDEPTVLRGLKRLLHARASEWQVRFSSSGEEALRYLEEQEFDVLVTDMRMPGMDGAKLLEVVQERHPGVARVVLSGHAELEAALRALPVAHQFLSKPCPAAQLRSVLERAAAIHALVRDPTLQRLVGGLTALPARPRVFFELNRVLLDERSGAREVAQVIETDVGISTKVLQLVNTAFFGAATPIKAVDAAVARLGVNVVKSVVLSAEVSRAFYVPPQHASLVDAVTEDSLHVARVSASIARLLAADGTGALVADAFMAGMLHQVGWLVLAAKAPARLKQLQLARPDADLDEDDLERQCIGATLPEIGAYLLGLWGLPYCIAEAVSFHRHPEALVGQGVTPASIVVLARALMQEARSAEHGEPLEQVAASLGLTLDLTALRAVSDKALAAA
- a CDS encoding HDOD domain-containing protein — translated: MSYSRNPSKSRATTSSIPPLLSRPPAPVAKPASVEDAWFGDGDGGEGERMAEQSMAAMVGRVLGAKPFPETARQLEQLTRIEAPIDKIVRVLESDAALSARLLRLVNSAGYALRIRCTSVRHAAALVGMSRLHQVATTAAILDMFAAGSHCARDVTRHAASVGSLCRYLAVHFGLPRDELATCGFLHDIGKLMLLETEGQAYADLLSRAPHVNEVHELERQKYGFDHGMLASHVLNSWNIPEPIPQVVAWHHQPARAMKRGGQIASMVQVLRLADILCEVLEEDQEGSRAGELAATDAAQYLDISEPQLAAMWPDLVAILDQNRRGGADPSENIAPRTSVSPSRRAQAKRPAPQQFPCGVCSKPSFGSTCSACGAYVCPEHQSGPDGWCSACQMQFAHAERDATLTSEQRSFALIGALGAAALAAVAAWGSGASTLAIIVAPLLSSAVLGIGGVVGWVAWRKISFLRRRRASLLLPMDMDEVTPEPLPDDLWTHSVRSIAPPPADVTLHDFETRDTQVEIDTAAATARAADGPEDPDSAVFRIGESPAATLVAAAMPEPDTGERDTRTATTQPPAAGESDTRTATTQPPAADASEAEGADLQSEDAHTASSQFAANDERDDSSTDERRVATDAQAAESVLRRAMAQSVNSPAPVAERCAPRAAMSACSPLGCPRISGDDAADFHETNSENADEHPPEPMAVGFSSVADFERWAESMPPSDIVVAEDERAVGWI
- a CDS encoding HAMP domain-containing sensor histidine kinase; this translates as MSAARSREIPLKWIQYRSLSAVGDESVPKLSRVEDCATTHSGIFTVRPETRGQGSRAEGREGPSESATYAVHDAKNLTCALAASIEWLRGQLPGAELQGVVADMANTCAELTELLSRELSESRAGRQSLSLQREPVLVSDLVRQAVRHYRARAALSGVKVTVEAGYDAVIHADRVLYTRVVENLLDNALRAAPPDSEVTVFYGRLGERVVLSVSDEGPGIPEPARQEIFDLFVGSAPQPQHGFGVGLAFCRRIVEAHGGELTLTESPSGGATFIAKIPAVER
- the fliW gene encoding flagellar assembly protein FliW codes for the protein MRIDTDRFGTIELKTSEVINFPAGVIGFPTDKNFALIRHGNSECIGWLQSLDNGALALPVVSAHGLTPDYPDVPITDAAREAGIAESDNELAVLAVLCAPRGQPATVNLMAPIVVNSTTRQGAQIALDGTRFSTRELFLLSHGASGDTTTPRSQDAKTAGPAIPPAE
- a CDS encoding flagellar basal body rod C-terminal domain-containing protein, with product MKPVGALPQVALAGVQRARDDFEKVATELPRQFIVDSVTLTGQSRDIPQAMVDMRVAKYAFVANLKVLQTADDMAREVVELKR
- the flhF gene encoding flagellar biosynthesis protein FlhF; amino-acid sequence: MQYQLFRGVDVREALKAVKAAFGPDAVIHSTREVSNGRGGALGATFIEVAATPPNQAQRWPFAEARARAEGRRQPMRGMSRSRDNRTTPTLGLDSHEIERELAVLRSMLEDLNASRPPRQRAFAVLTALGVEGGLARELSNGSARAARRGDEALRGWLRERLTKSLRVHDDIIQRPTPQLIAAVGQTGVGKTTTLAKLAARARLDHGRSVSIISLDTYRVGAVEQWQRYATLMGLPFFTAQNEVQFARCLAECRTDIVLVDTAGRSTLADDQRWIVPACLQSTSGRESNVALVMPAWTRGNDAERAVRAYAEAGVTGLCVTKLDETLQAGGVLHAAMPEDLPFYYLCDGPRVPEDIRPATVNAVVDALFESAP
- the fliA gene encoding RNA polymerase sigma factor FliA, whose translation is MTTLQAVRSKNMSNAAMNRDPLADRDTASRYMPLVRRIAIRTARTLPSSVSFDDVLSAGWVGMAEALTRRRPDMDEEHFEAYASHRVRGAILDYLRGLDPLSRKLRGASRKITEAVRELSRELERNPTEDEVAGYLGIPLTEYQTLLAEISEAGYARLELSGDERSDDPSPEAMASRSEMVGAVATAIQSLSERLQMVLGLYYQEDCSFREIGEILGVTESRVCQLHSEAVHLIRARLQRPGTP